ATACCCGTTACGTAAACAAGAACGAAGACAAGCTCTTCAAACTGAAAGGCGAAACAGCACTTACCTTTGACTACACCGACGACTACTTCAACCCGACAAAGGGTATACGACTTGCCCCCACACTTGGCGCGGGATCTAACTGGAAAGCCGACCTTCAAAACCCGACCATGGTGGGCGACCCCTACACCTATGGCGAAATGACGGTGAACCTTTACCACCCGCTATTCTGGACCTTTTACGGAGCCGTTAGCGGAAGCGTCGGTAGATTCTTTGCCAAGGCCCTTGAAGACGACGCCCGAATCTTTTACCAGGGAGGCACGCGTTCTGTGCGCGGTTATCGATTCCGCAGTATTTACGCAAGCTACGACAGCACATACACCGTGCGCGACGAAGATACCGGCGAAGAAAAAGAGGTTACCGACATTCACACGGGCCTTACACCGCTTTACTTTAGATTCAACCAAGAAGTGCGCTGGACATTCCCGTGGAAATCTTGGCAGCGCTGGCAAATCGTGCAGTTCTATGACTGGGCCCGCGTAACCGACAGCGAAAGCGGAAAATACGCCGCCGAAGAAGACGAAAGCTTGGGTCTAGGCATTCGTTACCGCTGGCAGTTCTTGACGTTCCGCCTGGATTATGCATTCAAGAAGGATTTGAGCAACTGGAACTTGGAACACTTCGCTTCCGGCCGATTCGCCTTCGACCTGTCGCAAACGTTCTAGGCGCCGACCGTTTCGCGATAGACATTCGCGAGATTCGATGCGGCAGGCGCAATATTCGCTTTGATTCCAGCAGCAGCGAGGGCTGCATGGATTTGCTCTAATGATGCGGCAGAATCCACTTTGAAAGTTGCGGATTCGCCGGCAAGGTCAGCGACTCGCCCACTCTTCAGGAGTTGTCCGCGATCGATGATAGCGTAATCGGTCGCTTCTTCTTCCATTTCGGCCAGAATATGCGAGCAAACGATAGCGGTACCGCCTTCGTTTTTACGCCAGTCAGCAAGCAGGCTCCACACGGTTTCGCGGGCCATCGGGTCCAAGTTTGCTACCGGTTCATCGAGAATCAAGAGCTTGGGCGACGGCGCCATGGCACGTAGCAACTGCACCTTCTGGCGATTGCCGAGCGAAAGCTTGCCCATACGGGTTTCAAGGCTCGGCAATTCCAATTTTTTGGCAAGCGTGGCAATGCGTTCGCGGGCGGCAGATTCATTCCACTCGGGATTGCGCGCCGCATAAAAGCCCACGAAATAGTCCACGTATTCCGCAATCGAAAGCTTGGAGTAAACGCCCGGATTTTCAAGCAAGATTCCGCAGGCGCAAGGGTCGAGAAAACCGTTCTTGCCGCGCAAACCGTCTGCAATTTCAAGCGAGCCCGAAAACTTCGAGAATCGCCCGCACAAGAGTCGCAAAAGCGTGGTCTTGCCCGCCCCATTCGGGCCCAGGAGCGCAAAGAAACTGCCTTCGGGAATTTCAAGATTCACCGAAGCAAGCGCCTTCGCCTGCGCGCCGGGATAAGTAAACGAGATGTCACACGCCTTGATTGCGAACATATTCACAATATAGAATTATCACGATTCTTTTTAAGAATTGTCACACGAATTCGATTTCACTAACGTGAAATCTTGTGGTTATATAAAGAATGCTCCCAAGTGATATAATCTCGGGAGCAAAATTCTTTCTTTGATCTATTTATTTGCGCACTTGGAACACGCCCCTGTCGCCGACGCGCATCATGTAAGCGCCATCGCGGAGACCAGCCTTCATGCTATTCCAGGCTTCGCTTGTAGAGCTAGCCATTACATTTGCGGACTTGATCAGCTTGCCGTTCATGTCGAACACCTGGCAGCGAACCATTGCGGGGCCCGCGGCAAAGACCACATTCTGCAACAAACCGGTTGTACTCGAAGAACTTGATTCCGGTGTCTCGGAGCTAGAAGATTCCGTTGCCGTAGCACTCACGAACTTGATCCAGTCCACGTTAACGTAATCGGTATTGATGGTCAGGCGGAGCGTCTGCTTGCCTGCGGCCAGTTCCAATTCGCCCGCTTCGACTTCGGAATAAGTGTTCCAGTCGCCTTGCGAAGGAATTTCGGTTTGAACCTTCTTGTCGCCCACGGAAACCGTCACGCTAGATGCCGTCGAATTGCCCGTCGCACCGTTGATGACCACCTTGTACTTGCCGGCAGCCTTCACGTCGAGGGTGTATTCAAAGTAATCGTCTGCAGTGGTATAGCCGAGAGCGTAGCCGTCACCCGCCTTCACAATGCCAGCATCATCGCTGC
This sequence is a window from uncultured Fibrobacter sp.. Protein-coding genes within it:
- a CDS encoding ABC transporter ATP-binding protein, encoding MFAIKACDISFTYPGAQAKALASVNLEIPEGSFFALLGPNGAGKTTLLRLLCGRFSKFSGSLEIADGLRGKNGFLDPCACGILLENPGVYSKLSIAEYVDYFVGFYAARNPEWNESAARERIATLAKKLELPSLETRMGKLSLGNRQKVQLLRAMAPSPKLLILDEPVANLDPMARETVWSLLADWRKNEGGTAIVCSHILAEMEEEATDYAIIDRGQLLKSGRVADLAGESATFKVDSAASLEQIHAALAAAGIKANIAPAASNLANVYRETVGA